From Thermogemmatispora onikobensis, one genomic window encodes:
- a CDS encoding (2Fe-2S)-binding protein — MYAFEEPGSPPQFCEEYDLTVTVNGCLYQRRIPARMLLSDFLRHELHLTGTHVGCEHGVCGCCTVLLNGEAVRSCLLLAVQVDNMALTTIEGLAGSAEELHPIQRAFQEKHALQCGFCTPGFIMSIHAFLHEHPDPDEPEIRQGLAGNLCRCTGYQNIVEAVKLAAHYLRSSQSEREEA, encoded by the coding sequence ATGTATGCCTTCGAAGAGCCTGGGTCTCCTCCGCAGTTCTGTGAGGAGTATGATCTGACGGTGACGGTCAATGGCTGTCTCTATCAGCGCCGTATCCCGGCGCGCATGCTCCTGTCAGATTTCTTGCGCCATGAACTGCATCTGACCGGCACCCATGTGGGATGCGAGCATGGCGTGTGTGGCTGCTGTACAGTGCTGCTCAACGGGGAGGCTGTACGCTCATGCCTGCTGCTGGCTGTGCAGGTGGATAACATGGCACTGACGACTATTGAGGGACTGGCGGGCAGTGCTGAGGAGCTGCATCCTATCCAGCGGGCCTTTCAGGAGAAGCATGCCCTTCAGTGCGGCTTCTGTACCCCTGGCTTCATTATGTCGATCCATGCATTCCTCCACGAGCATCCTGACCCGGACGAGCCTGAGATTCGCCAGGGATTGGCGGGAAATCTCTGCCGTTGCACTGGTTATCAAAACATTGTCGAGGCGGTCAAGTTGGCAGCCCACTATCTGCGCAGCTCTCAGTCTGAGAGGGAGGAGGCTTAA
- a CDS encoding FAD binding domain-containing protein yields the protein MKPPRFQYCAPRLLDDALDLLDRTAEEAKVLAGGQSLMPLLNMRLARPAYLLDINHISELHYIEEETDYLAIGAVTRQRQVERSVVVQHKHPLLVEVIRHIGHFQIRNRGTVAGSIAHADPAAELPALLVCLDGTVVAQSARGERLLPAADFFHGYLTTELRPDEMVTEVRFPWLPPAAGWAFAEFARRSGDYALAGAIVVLTAGPDGRCSSARLSYLGVAPVPQRAVAVEALLVGSTLDAATLEEAAEAARTLVSEEMQDIHATAEYRRELVAELTRRLLPLAWSRCSHARPGPV from the coding sequence ATGAAACCACCACGCTTTCAATATTGCGCGCCGCGCCTCCTTGACGACGCGCTGGATCTGCTGGACCGCACTGCTGAAGAAGCGAAGGTTCTGGCGGGCGGTCAGAGCCTGATGCCGCTCTTGAACATGCGCCTGGCCAGGCCAGCCTATCTTCTGGACATTAACCATATTTCGGAGTTGCACTACATCGAGGAGGAGACAGACTATCTCGCGATTGGGGCTGTGACCCGACAGCGGCAGGTTGAGCGCTCAGTCGTTGTGCAGCACAAGCATCCGCTGCTGGTTGAGGTTATCCGCCATATCGGCCACTTTCAGATCCGCAATCGAGGGACCGTAGCAGGCAGCATTGCCCATGCTGATCCGGCGGCGGAGTTGCCGGCCCTGCTGGTCTGTCTGGATGGCACGGTGGTGGCGCAAAGCGCGCGCGGCGAGCGCCTGTTACCAGCGGCTGACTTTTTCCACGGCTATCTGACCACCGAGTTACGGCCCGATGAAATGGTGACCGAGGTGCGTTTCCCCTGGTTGCCTCCGGCTGCCGGCTGGGCCTTTGCAGAGTTCGCGCGCCGCTCCGGCGATTATGCGCTTGCCGGGGCCATTGTGGTGCTGACGGCGGGACCTGATGGGCGCTGCAGCTCGGCGCGCTTGAGCTATCTAGGGGTGGCCCCAGTGCCGCAGCGCGCCGTCGCGGTGGAGGCGCTGCTGGTTGGTAGCACCCTGGACGCGGCCACTCTGGAGGAGGCTGCGGAGGCAGCTCGCACACTTGTCAGCGAGGAGATGCAGGATATCCACGCTACCGCTGAGTACCGACGCGAGCTGGTGGCAGAGCTGACGCGCCGCCTGTTGCCCCTGGCCTGGTCGCGTTGCTCCCACGCTCGCCCCGGGCCGGTCTGA
- a CDS encoding sigma 54-interacting transcriptional regulator, whose protein sequence is MTITTQPRTIGELRESGYRVLSVKEEMRKNLIEKIRKGEELFPGIIGYEDTVIPQIENAILSGQDIVFLGERGQAKTRMARSLVNLLDEEIPVIAGCEINDNPYAPICKACRDKVAEQGDKVEIVWLPRDRRYSEKLATPDITISDLIGEVDPVRVAEGRYLSDELTIHYGLIPRTNRGIFCINELPDLAERIQVGLLNIMEERDVQIRGYKIRLPLDVYVVASANPEDYTNRGRIITPLKDRIGSEIRTHYPLEIEHEIQIMEAESNRFPSDGLEVVVPRFMKEIVAMVTHLARSSNDISQRSGVSVRVSITNYENVISNACRRALRLGERVAAPRVSDLSAIIASTSGKIELDTVGEVKEERVVGRLINGAVAEVFGLYFEPREFDQLLAGFERGLSVQVGNDLPAMEYVNQLARVGGLSKAIDKLQARGHPATIASAVEFILEGLHLNRRLNKDEMSGKIRYRR, encoded by the coding sequence ATGACCATCACAACACAACCGCGCACAATCGGAGAACTGCGTGAAAGTGGCTACAGAGTCCTCTCCGTCAAAGAAGAGATGCGCAAAAATCTGATCGAGAAAATTCGCAAAGGAGAGGAACTGTTTCCCGGGATCATCGGCTACGAGGACACGGTGATTCCACAGATTGAGAACGCGATCCTTTCCGGCCAGGACATCGTCTTCCTCGGAGAACGTGGTCAGGCCAAGACGCGCATGGCGCGCAGCCTGGTCAATCTGCTCGATGAGGAGATTCCGGTCATTGCTGGCTGTGAAATCAACGATAATCCCTACGCGCCAATTTGCAAAGCATGCCGCGATAAGGTAGCAGAGCAAGGCGACAAGGTTGAAATTGTCTGGCTGCCGCGGGATCGCCGCTACAGTGAGAAGTTGGCCACACCAGACATCACCATCTCCGACCTCATCGGTGAGGTCGATCCCGTGCGCGTTGCCGAAGGGCGCTATCTCTCGGACGAGCTGACCATTCACTACGGCCTGATCCCTCGTACCAATCGCGGCATCTTCTGTATCAACGAGCTGCCCGATCTGGCCGAGCGCATCCAGGTTGGCCTGCTCAATATCATGGAAGAGCGCGATGTCCAGATCCGCGGGTATAAGATCCGGCTGCCGCTTGATGTCTATGTGGTGGCCAGCGCCAACCCCGAGGACTATACCAATCGTGGGCGGATCATCACGCCGCTTAAGGACCGCATCGGGTCCGAGATTCGCACCCACTATCCGCTCGAAATCGAGCACGAGATTCAGATCATGGAGGCGGAGAGCAACCGTTTTCCCTCCGATGGGCTGGAGGTTGTGGTGCCGCGCTTCATGAAAGAGATCGTTGCCATGGTGACCCACCTGGCGCGGAGCAGCAATGACATTAGCCAGCGATCCGGCGTCAGTGTCCGTGTCTCGATCACCAACTATGAGAACGTGATCAGCAATGCCTGTCGCCGGGCCCTCCGGCTGGGCGAGCGTGTAGCAGCGCCGCGCGTGAGCGATCTCTCGGCCATCATCGCTTCAACCAGCGGCAAGATCGAGCTGGATACCGTGGGCGAGGTCAAGGAGGAGCGCGTTGTTGGGCGCCTGATCAATGGGGCAGTGGCGGAGGTCTTTGGCCTGTACTTTGAGCCGCGCGAGTTCGATCAGCTCCTGGCTGGCTTTGAGCGCGGCCTGAGCGTCCAGGTCGGCAACGACCTGCCGGCAATGGAATACGTCAACCAGCTCGCGCGCGTCGGCGGGCTGAGCAAGGCCATCGATAAGCTGCAGGCTCGCGGGCATCCCGCGACCATCGCTTCGGCGGTCGAGTTTATCCTTGAGGGCCTTCACCTGAATCGCCGCCTCAATAAAGACGAGATGAGTGGCAAGATCCGTTATCGACGCTAA
- a CDS encoding VWA domain-containing protein: protein MLKRFFRTRYGYSRWDGTQEIEGLDADDIMRALADDYLEQGDLQQALRRLMQDGMQLPDGRRNLGLRELLERLRAQRSQLLNRYNMASGVMDDLRQKLEEIKQLEREGIERRLKEAQELAEAEQAHQSEAGAPSQPGEDTAGSDALTPEQKRRMLETIAQRKRQYLESLPHDLPGQIKALSEYDFMEETAREKFNELLESLRQQMMQQFFQGMQQSLQSMTPEDIARLREMIRELNRMLRERQQGLNPDFDSFMEKYGEYFPGVNTLDDLIEQMQQRMAAMQALMENLSPEQRQELEDLVEQLISDDRIRVDLMELSQNLQALAPLDDYRMRFPFRGSEPLPFNEALRMMGRLQQMEGLEEQLQQARRLDDLEAIDSEKVRELLGSEEYRSLEELKELMKVLEEAGYIQRKGNRWELTARAIRKIGQKALQDIFDKLKHDGFGRHVSPFRGPGGERTDESKRYEFGDPFLLDLQKTVMNAVYRNGTGTPIRLSQEDFEVYRTEFTTQSSTVLMLDMSMSMIYNGCQQAAKKVAVALESLIRSQFPRDNLYIVGFSFVAREYKPEELIEIGRYDHSQGTNLAHGLMLARQLLSRHRGVNKQIILVTDGGPTVWYEEELGGWQFAYPPNPWAEQQALLEAQRCTREGITINTFMLEDDRWMVSFVNQMAEINHGRTFYADKNNLGEYLLVDYLNSKRKRIS from the coding sequence ATGTTGAAGCGCTTTTTCCGAACCCGCTACGGCTATTCGCGCTGGGATGGGACCCAGGAGATCGAGGGTCTGGATGCCGATGACATCATGCGCGCCCTCGCGGATGACTACCTGGAGCAGGGCGATCTCCAGCAGGCCCTGCGCCGCCTGATGCAGGACGGTATGCAGCTGCCCGATGGGAGGCGCAATCTCGGTCTACGCGAACTGCTGGAGCGGCTGCGCGCTCAGCGTAGTCAGCTGCTCAATCGCTATAATATGGCCTCCGGCGTCATGGATGATCTGCGCCAGAAGCTGGAGGAGATTAAGCAGCTGGAGCGTGAAGGGATCGAGCGCCGTCTCAAAGAGGCTCAGGAGCTGGCCGAGGCCGAGCAGGCCCACCAGTCTGAGGCCGGGGCTCCGTCTCAGCCTGGCGAGGATACTGCTGGTAGCGATGCCCTGACGCCCGAGCAGAAGCGCCGTATGCTGGAGACAATCGCCCAGCGCAAAAGGCAGTACCTGGAGAGCCTGCCTCACGATCTGCCAGGGCAGATTAAGGCCCTCTCCGAGTACGATTTCATGGAAGAGACGGCGCGCGAGAAGTTCAATGAGCTGCTGGAGAGCCTGCGACAGCAGATGATGCAGCAGTTTTTCCAGGGCATGCAGCAATCGCTGCAGAGCATGACGCCGGAGGATATCGCTCGCCTGCGCGAGATGATCCGCGAGCTCAATCGCATGCTGCGCGAACGGCAGCAGGGCCTGAATCCAGACTTCGATTCCTTCATGGAGAAGTATGGCGAGTACTTCCCCGGGGTGAACACGCTCGATGATCTGATCGAGCAGATGCAGCAGCGCATGGCCGCCATGCAGGCGCTGATGGAGAACCTCTCGCCGGAGCAGCGCCAGGAGCTGGAGGACCTCGTGGAGCAGCTCATCAGCGACGACCGCATCCGGGTGGATCTGATGGAGCTGTCGCAGAATCTCCAGGCCCTGGCTCCCCTGGATGACTACCGCATGCGCTTCCCCTTCCGCGGCAGCGAGCCCCTACCGTTCAACGAGGCCCTGCGCATGATGGGCCGGTTGCAGCAGATGGAGGGCCTGGAGGAGCAGCTCCAGCAGGCCCGGCGCCTGGATGACCTGGAGGCCATCGATAGCGAGAAGGTACGCGAGCTGCTCGGCTCTGAGGAGTATCGCTCGCTGGAAGAGCTGAAAGAGCTGATGAAGGTCCTGGAGGAGGCCGGCTATATTCAAAGGAAGGGGAACCGCTGGGAGCTGACCGCGCGCGCCATCCGCAAGATTGGCCAGAAGGCGCTCCAGGACATCTTTGACAAGCTCAAGCACGATGGCTTCGGGCGCCACGTCAGCCCCTTCCGCGGCCCCGGCGGCGAGCGCACCGATGAGAGCAAGCGCTATGAGTTCGGCGACCCCTTCCTGCTGGACCTGCAAAAGACGGTCATGAATGCCGTCTATCGCAATGGCACCGGCACGCCCATCAGGCTCTCTCAGGAGGACTTCGAGGTCTATCGCACGGAGTTCACAACGCAGTCATCAACGGTGCTCATGCTCGATATGAGTATGAGTATGATCTATAACGGCTGCCAGCAGGCGGCCAAGAAGGTAGCAGTGGCCCTGGAGAGCTTGATTCGCTCACAGTTCCCGCGCGACAACCTCTACATCGTCGGCTTCTCGTTCGTGGCGCGTGAGTACAAGCCAGAAGAGTTGATCGAGATCGGACGCTACGATCATAGCCAGGGGACCAATCTGGCCCACGGCTTGATGCTGGCTCGCCAGTTGCTCTCACGCCATCGCGGGGTCAACAAGCAGATTATCCTGGTCACGGATGGCGGCCCGACGGTCTGGTACGAGGAGGAGCTGGGGGGCTGGCAATTCGCCTATCCCCCCAATCCCTGGGCCGAGCAGCAGGCACTACTAGAGGCTCAACGCTGTACCCGTGAGGGGATCACTATCAACACCTTCATGCTTGAAGATGATCGCTGGATGGTCAGCTTCGTCAATCAGATGGCTGAGATCAACCACGGGCGCACCTTCTACGCCGATAAGAACAACCTGGGCGAATACCTGCTGGTCGATTACCTTAATAGCAAACGCAAGCGAATCTCGTGA
- the cutA gene encoding aerobic carbon-monoxide dehydrogenase large subunit, giving the protein MATRWFGAPVQRSEDPRLLRGRGTYVDDIDLPAMVHAAVLRSPYAHARIRSIDASAARALPGVHLVLTAEDLGELLEPSPLLVPHPALTQPRTQLPLARDEVHYAGAAVAFVVAENRYLAEDALELIDVDYEPLPVVASLEQAAAEGGPLVHADVPGNVAAHLVQRVGDPEEVIASAPHVLRERFVMERGSAMPMEGRGVVARWDPHEGMLTCWMSTQGPIPIRNGLAAMFHLPEHKVRVVAPDVGGGFGTKIMMFYPEEILTPLAALRLGRPVKWIEDRAEHFLSANQERGQIHDVEYAFNDEGILLAVRDVFLHDTGAYTPYGIIVPIITACTLPGPYRLRHYYSEFKVLYTNKVPVSPYRGAGRPHAVFVMERIMDRIAEELGLDPLEVRSRNFIRPDEFPWDVGLVYQDGGPTIYDSGNYQAGLERLKEALGYEQFREEQRRAREQGRYLGVGVACYVEGTGIGPYEGAQVRVESDGRVYVSTGVTTQGQAHQTTFAQIVADQLGVDPRDVLVTTGDSQAFYWGVGTFASRAATVAGSAIHLAAVKVREKARQVAADLFEASPEDIELADGKVFVRDAPQRALTLGQVAIASNPLRYSYGENARKLMQMQLAGPRPGPALPEERGGPGLEATAFYSPPRGTFASGAHGAIVEVDPRTGLVTFLKYVAVHDCGRVINPLVVEGQVHGGVAQGIGGAFYERLVFNEEGQLLNGSFMDYLLPTVEEIPPLQVEHVETPSPLNPLGVKGAGEAGTIPVAALFASALDDALAPFGLRIREMPLDPCRLQQLLRERQNT; this is encoded by the coding sequence ATGGCAACACGCTGGTTTGGTGCTCCAGTTCAGCGTTCCGAAGACCCGCGCTTGCTGCGCGGGCGGGGAACCTACGTCGATGATATCGATTTGCCGGCAATGGTGCATGCTGCCGTTTTGCGCAGCCCTTATGCCCATGCTCGCATCAGGAGCATCGACGCCTCGGCGGCGCGCGCCCTGCCTGGCGTGCACCTGGTCTTGACGGCGGAAGATTTGGGCGAGCTGCTGGAGCCATCGCCGCTGCTGGTGCCGCACCCGGCGCTGACGCAGCCGCGTACACAGCTACCGCTGGCGCGCGATGAGGTCCACTATGCTGGGGCCGCGGTGGCTTTTGTAGTGGCTGAGAATCGCTATCTGGCTGAAGATGCCCTGGAGCTGATCGACGTGGACTACGAGCCTCTGCCAGTCGTGGCGAGCCTGGAGCAGGCGGCAGCTGAGGGGGGGCCGCTGGTCCATGCCGATGTGCCGGGCAACGTGGCTGCGCACCTGGTGCAACGGGTTGGTGATCCCGAGGAGGTCATAGCTTCCGCTCCTCATGTGCTGCGCGAGCGCTTTGTGATGGAGCGTGGTTCGGCTATGCCAATGGAGGGCCGTGGGGTTGTCGCCCGCTGGGACCCCCACGAGGGCATGCTGACCTGTTGGATGTCAACGCAGGGGCCGATCCCCATCCGCAATGGTCTGGCGGCGATGTTCCACTTGCCAGAGCATAAGGTGCGCGTCGTGGCTCCCGATGTGGGCGGGGGCTTTGGCACCAAGATTATGATGTTCTACCCGGAGGAGATCCTGACGCCCCTGGCGGCGCTGCGGCTGGGGCGTCCGGTGAAGTGGATCGAAGACCGCGCCGAGCATTTCCTCTCGGCTAACCAGGAGCGGGGCCAGATCCACGACGTGGAATATGCCTTCAATGATGAGGGCATCTTGCTGGCGGTCCGCGATGTCTTTTTGCATGACACCGGGGCCTATACGCCCTATGGAATCATTGTCCCTATTATTACAGCCTGTACCTTGCCCGGCCCCTATCGCTTGCGTCATTATTATAGCGAATTCAAGGTCCTCTATACCAACAAGGTGCCGGTCAGCCCGTATCGCGGCGCGGGTCGCCCCCACGCAGTTTTTGTCATGGAGCGCATCATGGACCGCATTGCGGAGGAGCTGGGACTCGATCCGCTGGAGGTGCGCAGCCGCAACTTTATTCGGCCTGACGAGTTTCCCTGGGATGTCGGCCTGGTCTATCAAGACGGCGGGCCAACAATCTACGACAGTGGCAACTACCAGGCCGGCCTGGAGCGTCTCAAGGAGGCTCTGGGCTACGAACAGTTTCGCGAGGAGCAGCGACGAGCGCGCGAGCAGGGGCGCTATCTGGGTGTAGGAGTCGCCTGCTATGTCGAGGGCACGGGGATCGGTCCATACGAGGGAGCCCAGGTGCGCGTCGAGTCGGATGGACGGGTCTATGTCTCAACGGGCGTGACGACCCAGGGACAGGCCCATCAGACGACTTTCGCCCAAATTGTGGCCGACCAGCTGGGGGTTGATCCACGGGACGTACTGGTGACGACTGGAGACTCGCAAGCCTTCTATTGGGGCGTTGGCACCTTCGCCAGTCGGGCTGCCACAGTGGCCGGCTCGGCAATCCATCTAGCGGCGGTCAAGGTTCGTGAGAAGGCCAGGCAGGTGGCGGCGGACCTCTTTGAAGCCTCGCCGGAGGATATCGAGCTGGCTGATGGCAAGGTCTTTGTGCGTGATGCACCTCAGCGGGCACTGACCCTTGGCCAGGTGGCCATCGCCTCTAATCCCCTACGCTATTCGTATGGAGAGAACGCCCGCAAGTTGATGCAGATGCAGCTGGCAGGACCACGTCCTGGTCCGGCACTGCCGGAGGAACGTGGCGGCCCAGGGCTGGAAGCAACAGCGTTTTATAGCCCCCCGCGCGGTACCTTTGCCAGTGGAGCGCATGGGGCCATTGTGGAGGTTGATCCGCGGACAGGTCTGGTCACGTTCCTCAAGTATGTGGCCGTCCACGACTGCGGGCGAGTGATCAACCCGTTGGTGGTTGAGGGCCAGGTGCATGGAGGTGTGGCCCAGGGCATCGGCGGCGCCTTCTACGAGCGCCTCGTCTTCAATGAAGAGGGGCAGCTGCTCAACGGCAGCTTTATGGATTACTTGCTGCCCACCGTCGAGGAGATCCCCCCACTGCAGGTCGAGCATGTAGAGACCCCTTCGCCGCTCAATCCGCTGGGCGTGAAGGGGGCAGGCGAAGCCGGTACCATTCCGGTGGCGGCCCTCTTTGCCTCGGCTCTGGACGATGCATTGGCCCCCTTCGGCCTGCGCATCCGTGAGATGCCCCTCGATCCCTGTCGTTTGCAACAGCTGCTCAGAGAGCGTCAGAATACTTGA
- a CDS encoding APC family permease produces MLGNQSARAPLASAEADTHTTPAAAQEQVGPGLRRAVGIWGSYTWGYADVGADVYVALGIVMAAAQGATNVAFLFAGLVYVMVGLAYTELAAAYPMAGGGQFYVLRGLGDFWGFVAGWAVLLDFTIDISLFALASAGYINFFLPALNARVDLHLGALTLPGVQPWLILEATVFVVLLTILNIIGVRESSRFNEVLGALDVISESTILFFGFLFAFDPQLLLQQMTQSWPDPYHLAYGASLAIISFVGLESISQASQETIRPGKVVPRTSLALILTVLIYALAFSNLGLAMLPWQSFAEHNGDPIAWLASHIPFLGLVAGPYVALLGATLVLISSNAGVFGSSRITYSMARYDLLPRQLARVHPKFRTPVRTLVVFSGFALLELWLAGLSPNAYDVLGNMYAFGAATAYILVFISLLVLRFVDPWTPRPFKVPLNIRFRGKDGESRLLPVVGILGLLGISSMLVMVVLTHAIGRLAGPGWLLLGLLIYVWHRKRSGLPIFGSVPRDWPEEQLVVYADAEEYDLVEELRENLARKRHLAGEEPRAPLAAPPTRVVPVPLSSQESRGNGRRTTTTAREEEQRRKG; encoded by the coding sequence ATGCTCGGCAATCAGTCAGCGCGAGCGCCGCTCGCCTCCGCTGAGGCCGATACACACACTACTCCCGCAGCGGCCCAGGAGCAGGTGGGACCGGGACTCAGGCGCGCGGTGGGGATCTGGGGTTCCTATACCTGGGGGTACGCTGACGTAGGGGCCGATGTCTATGTGGCGCTGGGCATCGTGATGGCCGCGGCTCAGGGCGCGACCAATGTGGCCTTCCTTTTCGCTGGCCTGGTCTACGTGATGGTCGGCCTGGCCTACACCGAGCTGGCAGCGGCCTATCCAATGGCCGGCGGTGGCCAGTTCTACGTGCTGCGCGGCCTGGGCGATTTCTGGGGCTTTGTGGCCGGCTGGGCCGTCCTGTTGGATTTTACTATCGACATCTCTCTCTTCGCTCTGGCCTCTGCCGGCTACATCAACTTCTTCTTGCCGGCCCTGAATGCGCGCGTCGACCTGCACCTGGGAGCGCTGACCCTGCCCGGCGTTCAGCCGTGGCTCATCCTGGAAGCGACTGTTTTCGTCGTCCTGTTGACGATCCTCAATATTATCGGGGTGCGTGAGTCCTCACGCTTCAATGAGGTGCTGGGCGCTCTGGATGTGATCAGCGAGTCGACGATCCTTTTCTTCGGCTTCCTGTTCGCTTTTGATCCACAGCTCTTGCTGCAACAGATGACACAGTCCTGGCCCGATCCCTACCATCTGGCCTATGGGGCATCGCTGGCGATCATCTCCTTCGTGGGCCTGGAATCGATTAGTCAGGCCAGCCAGGAGACGATTCGGCCCGGCAAGGTGGTGCCGCGCACCTCGCTCGCCCTGATTTTGACAGTACTGATCTATGCCCTGGCCTTCTCGAACCTGGGATTGGCGATGCTGCCCTGGCAGTCTTTCGCCGAGCACAACGGCGACCCAATCGCCTGGCTCGCCAGCCATATTCCTTTTCTCGGGCTGGTTGCCGGCCCCTACGTGGCCCTGCTGGGCGCCACATTGGTGCTGATCTCGTCGAACGCGGGCGTTTTCGGATCTTCGCGCATCACTTATTCTATGGCCCGCTACGATCTGCTGCCACGGCAACTGGCACGAGTGCACCCGAAGTTTCGCACGCCTGTGCGCACGCTGGTGGTCTTCTCCGGCTTTGCCCTGCTGGAGCTGTGGCTGGCAGGTCTCTCGCCCAATGCCTACGACGTGCTGGGCAATATGTACGCCTTTGGCGCTGCGACGGCCTATATTCTGGTCTTCATCTCCTTGCTGGTGCTGCGTTTCGTCGATCCCTGGACGCCGCGCCCTTTCAAGGTGCCGCTGAATATTCGCTTCCGCGGAAAGGATGGCGAGAGTCGCTTGCTGCCAGTGGTAGGCATCCTGGGCTTGCTGGGGATCAGCAGTATGCTGGTGATGGTGGTATTGACACACGCTATCGGACGGCTCGCCGGACCGGGCTGGCTGCTGCTGGGCTTGCTGATTTATGTCTGGCATCGCAAGCGCTCGGGTCTGCCGATCTTTGGAAGTGTGCCGCGCGACTGGCCCGAGGAACAACTGGTTGTCTATGCAGATGCCGAGGAGTATGACCTGGTTGAGGAACTGCGCGAGAAT
- the rsmG gene encoding 16S rRNA (guanine(527)-N(7))-methyltransferase RsmG, protein MSEAEETLQAFVRQLYAQTPEASAQAAEALARFLRYREELLRWNERVNLTAIVDPEEVLTRHFLDSLAILTAVDPPTCRLLDIGSGAGFPGLPLKIVRPAWAVSLLEATARKVAFLRHVCQVLEVDGVTIVHGRAEQLGHDQRYRGAFDLVTARAVAALPVVLEYAAPYCRVGGTIVLPRKGDSPEEMAQGLRAAEQLGLTLEAQRPISLPGLDDGRYLLLWRQQQLCPPHFPRSNAAILKRPAGERLGGR, encoded by the coding sequence ATGAGCGAGGCAGAGGAGACGCTGCAAGCTTTTGTCCGGCAGCTCTATGCGCAGACGCCCGAGGCGTCCGCACAAGCCGCAGAAGCCCTGGCGCGCTTCTTGCGCTATCGTGAGGAGCTGCTGCGCTGGAACGAGCGCGTGAATCTCACCGCGATTGTCGATCCCGAGGAAGTGCTGACACGGCACTTCCTCGATTCGTTAGCGATCCTGACTGCGGTCGATCCACCGACCTGTCGCCTGCTGGACATCGGCAGCGGCGCGGGTTTCCCCGGTCTGCCGCTCAAGATCGTGCGTCCTGCCTGGGCAGTCAGCTTGCTGGAGGCGACGGCTCGTAAGGTGGCCTTTCTTCGCCATGTCTGCCAGGTGCTGGAGGTGGACGGAGTGACGATTGTGCATGGACGGGCCGAGCAACTGGGGCATGATCAGCGCTACCGCGGTGCCTTCGATCTGGTGACGGCGCGCGCCGTGGCCGCTCTGCCGGTTGTGTTGGAGTACGCAGCCCCCTATTGCCGGGTAGGTGGCACTATCGTGCTGCCCCGCAAGGGCGATAGCCCGGAGGAGATGGCACAGGGCCTGCGGGCAGCTGAGCAGCTGGGCCTGACGCTTGAGGCTCAGCGACCGATCTCCTTGCCCGGTCTCGATGATGGGCGCTATCTCCTCCTCTGGCGTCAGCAGCAGCTTTGCCCTCCGCACTTTCCTCGCAGCAACGCCGCCATTCTCAAGCGCCCTGCCGGTGAGCGTCTCGGTGGGCGCTGA